One segment of Castanea sativa cultivar Marrone di Chiusa Pesio chromosome 3, ASM4071231v1 DNA contains the following:
- the LOC142629773 gene encoding L-type lectin-domain containing receptor kinase IX.1-like, translated as MALSNVPFGLVQPPQKVQFLFNQLFIFFLLLLPNAMSISFNFPSFNTDNSKLTLQGDAYTNPYGLQLTKDTLDGSIGRSVGRALYHERVHLWDNSTGKLNVTDFTTDFSFIVKALNMYAGAGDGLAFFITPFNSSIPNNSEGGYLGLFSRETAINGTRNQIVAVEIDTFKNSWDPSDSLLYAHVGFDINSIVSNKSETLPPSMNITNGSTTNVRVSYDSTSQILSAFLTYATEPPINLSSIVDLTILPEWVSVGFSATTGSSIELHTILSWSFNSTLEAGNVSTQPTNTGGGFNQTKETGDQTNNTGNGSTKKKLALIICLAVSSGVVSCGIGLLWFICWRKRAGGNTEDSGDDGNMDDEFEKGTGPRRFTYRELLNATNNFAERGKLGEGGFGGVYKGLFSESNVEVAVKRVSKGSKQGKKEYKSEVKIISHLGHRNLVQLIGWCHEQRELLLVYEYMPNGSLDSHLFGAKIMLKWPVRYNIAQGLTSAILYLHEEWEQCVVHRDIKSSNIMLDSNFNAKLGDFGLARLVDHELGLQTTVLAGTMGYLAPECFTTGTASKESDVYSFGVVCLEIACGRKPVDPRAEPSKVRLVEWVWDLYGNGQLLEAVDKRLGMEFDEGQIKSLMVVGLWCCHPDPTSRPSIRQVMHVLKFEASLPNLPSKLPVPMYVGPPMDLCKLSNTSSGFTRSKDQTQCSCSSCSTNSSMSTGPSKPLLYSSKAEVELASTMH; from the coding sequence ATGGCGCTCTCCAACGTACCTTTTGGCCTTGTTCAACCTCCTCAAAAAGTCCAATTTCTTTTCAATCagctcttcatcttctttttgttgCTACTTCCCAATGCAATGTCAATTTCCTTCAACTTCCCTAGTTTCAACACAGATAACAGTAAGCTAACCTTACAAGGTGATGCATATACGAACCCATATGGTCTCCAACTCACAAAGGATACTCTTGACGGCTCCATCGGCAGAAGTGTTGGTCGTGCCTTATATCATGAACGAGTTCACCTTTGGGATAATAGCACAGGGAAGCTTAACGTTACAGACTTCACCACGGACTTCTCCTTCATCGTTAAAGCTCTTAATATGTATGCTGGTGCCGGTGATGGGCTTGCTTTCTTCATCACACCATTTAATTCAAGTATCCCTAACAATTCAGAAGGCGGGTATCTTGGACTGTTTAGTCGTGAAACCGCTATCAACGGCACTCGAAATCAAATTGTTGCCGTTGAGATTGACACTTTTAAAAACTCCTGGGATCCGTCGGATTCGTTACTGTATGCTCATGTGGGATTCGATATCAATTCCATTGTCTCAAACAAAAGTGAGACTTTGCCACCAAGCATGAATATTACGAATGGGTCAACAACAAATGTAAGGGTAAGCTACGACTCAACATCCCAAATTCTTAGTGCGTTCCTTACTTATGCTACTGAACCACCAATCAATCTTTCATCTATTGTTGACTTGACTATTTTGCCGGAATGGGTTAGCGTTGGTTTCTCCGCTACTACAGGTTCGTCGATTGAGTTACATACAATACTTTCTTGGTCATTTAATTCAACTTTAGAGGCTGGAAATGTGTCTACTCAACCAACCAACACAGGAGGTGGATTTAATCAAACAAAGGAGACAGGAGATCAAACAAACAACACGGGAAATGGGAGcacgaaaaaaaaattggcGTTGATCATTTGTTTAGCAGTGAGTTCCGGTGTAGTGAGTTGTGGTATAGGTCTACTTTGGTTTATTTGTTGGAGAAAAAGGGCCGGTGGAAATACAGAAGATTCGGGTGATGATGGCAATATGGATGATGAATTTGAAAAAGGAACAGGGCCAAGGAGGTTCACATACCGTGAACTTCTCAATGCAACAAACAACTTTGCAGAACGAGGGAAGCTTGGAGAGGGAGGATTCGGAGGAGTTTACAAAGGTTTGTTTAGTGAATCCAATGTGGAAGTTGCAGTTAAGAGGGTCTCAAAAGGATCAaagcaaggaaaaaaagagTACAAGTCAGAAGTGAAGATCATTAGCCATTTGGGACATAGGAATTTGGTTCAACTCATTGGTTGGTGCCATGAACAGCGTGAGTTACTTCTTGTGTATGAGTATATGCCTAATGGAAGCCTTGATTCTCATCTATTTGGAGCAAAGATTATGCTAAAATGGCCAGTAAGGTACAACATAGCTCAGGGATTGACTTCTGCAATACTCTACCTTCATGAAGAGTGGGAACAATGTGTAGTGCACAGAGATATAAAGTCTAGCAATATCATGTTGGATTCAAACTTCAATGCCAAACTTGGCGATTTTGGCCTTGCTAGACTCGTAGACCATGAGTTGGGCTTACAAACAACTGTGTTAGCTGGGACCATGGGCTACCTTGCCCCGGAGTGTTTCACCACTGGTACAGCTTCTAAGGAATCcgatgtttatagttttgggGTGGTTTGTCTTGAAATTGCATGTGGAAGAAAGCCAGTCGATCCACGGGCGGAACCAAGCAAGGTTAGGCTAGTAGAGTGGGTGTGGGATCTCTATGGAAATGGTCAACTCCTTGAAGCCGTTGATAAAAGATTAGGTATGGAATTTGATGAAGGGCAAATAAAGAGCTTGATGGTGGTTGGATTATGGTGTTGTCATCCTGATCCCACTAGCAGGCCCTCTATAAGGCAAGTAATGCACGTTCTTAAATTTGAAGCTTCTTTGCCCAACCTTCCATCAAAGTTGCCAGTGCCAATGTATGTTGGGCCCCCAATGGACCTATGTAAATTATCCAATACTTCATCGGGTTTCACCAGATCTAAAGATCAAACGCAATGTTCATGTAGTAGTTGTTCTACTAATTCGTCTATGTCAACTGGCCCAAGCAAACCTCTTCTATATTCAAGCAAAGCTGAAGTGGAGTTAGCTTCAACTATGCATTAA
- the LOC142628655 gene encoding uncharacterized protein LOC142628655, producing MAMYDSHVLNVEDVEALAYRSAVVFALELGLREVVFEGDSSETITKALNSASPCLSSFGRIIDDIKTLALNFVAASFVHVKRQGNSVADRLAKTAKCIPCPHIWSVDLPCNVQQLVTADIISVEE from the exons ATGGCGATGTATG ATAGCCATGTGTTGAACGTTGAAGACGTTGAGGCTTTGGCTTACAGGTCAGCAGTTGTCTTTGCCTTGGAACTTGGTCTGCGCGAAGTGGTGTTTGAAGGCGACTCATCAGAGACGATTACTAAGGCCCTTAATTCAGCTTCACCGTGCCTAAGCTCCTTTGGTCGTATAATTGATGATATAAAAACTTTAGCTCTGAATTTTGTGGCAGCAAGTTTTGTCCATGTAAAAAGGCAGGGGAATTCTGTGGCAGACAGATTAGCTAAAACAGCAAAATGTATACCTTGTCCACACATTTGGTCAGTTGATCTACCATGTAATGTGCAACAACTTGTAACTGCTGACATAATTTCTGTTGAGGAATAA